A single region of the Eleginops maclovinus isolate JMC-PN-2008 ecotype Puerto Natales chromosome 4, JC_Emac_rtc_rv5, whole genome shotgun sequence genome encodes:
- the LOC134863260 gene encoding trans-1,2-dihydrobenzene-1,2-diol dehydrogenase-like: MATRWGICSAGVISHDFAVALKTLPPEHHQVVAVAARKLEDAQEFATKHSISRAYGSYEELARDPDIDVVYIGVIHPYHLKTCLVFTNAKKNVLCEKPLAMNTKEVKEILASAKRNDVFLMEAVWTRFFPASVEIRRLLDQGELGEVKMVRSEFGMPLSHVPRVVEKELGGGSILDVGIYCLQFTCMVYNGEKPESIQAKGVCLDSGVDETVVVTLKFSRNRMAVFTCSSGVKLPNGAIIAGTKGDIRIPDNMWCPTLLEVNGKETQYPLPEPYLPLNLINGTGMRYEAEEVRQCLLKGLKESAVVSHADSLLLAELEDEIRRQVGVVYSQDSK, from the exons ATGGCAACCAGGTGGGGAATCTGCAGCGCGGGGGTGATCAGTCATGACTTCGCTGTGGCTCTGAAGACCCTTCCTCCTGAACACCACCAG GTTGTGGCTGTGGCAGCTCGTAAGCTTGAGGATGCACAGGAGTTTGCCACAAAGCACAGCATCTCCCGAGCATACGGCAGCTATGAGGAGCTGGCCAGAGATCCAGACATAG ATGTTGTGTACATTGGAGTTATCCACCCCTACCATCTGAAAACTTGCCTGGTTTTCACAAATGCCAAGAAGAACGTGCTGTGTGAGAAGCCGCTGGCCATGAACACCAAGGAGGTGAAGGAGATCCTGGCTTCTGCCAAGAGGAATGATGTCTTTCTCATGGAG GCTGTGTGGACCCGGTTTTTCCCAGCCTCAGTGGAGATCAGGCGGCTGCTGGACCAAGGGGAGCTGGGAGAGGTTAAGATGGTGAGATCGGAGTTTGGTATGCCGCTATCACACGTGCCGAGGGTGGTTGAGAAGGAACTGGGTGGAGGATCAATTCTGGACGTTGGCATCTACTGCCTGCAGTTCACCTGCATGGTGTACAACGGAGAGAAGCCGGAGAGCATCCAGGCCAAGGGGGTCTGTCTGGACTCAG GAGTGGATGAGACTGTGGTTGTCACTCTGAAGTTCTCCAGGAACAGGATGGCCGTGTTCACCTGCTCTTCAGGTGTCAAGCTGCCCAATGGCGCCATTATTGCCGGCACAAAGGGAGACATCAGG ATTCCTGACAACATGTGGTGCCCCACATTATTAGAGGTGAATGGGAAGGAGACCCAGTACCCACTACCAGAGCCTTACCTGCCCCTCAACTTGATCAACGGTACAGGGATGCGTTACGAGGCAGAGGAGGTCCGACAGTGTTTACTCAAAG GGCTGAAGGAGAGTGCAGTCGTTTCCCACGCTGACTCTCTGCTGCTGGCTGAGTTGGAGGACGAGATTCGCAGGCAGGTTGGGGTGGTGTACAGCCAGGACAGCAAGTAA
- the LOC134863439 gene encoding trans-1,2-dihydrobenzene-1,2-diol dehydrogenase-like: protein MATRWGLCGAGKISHDFSVAMKTLPPGDHQAIWSRCFPAHAEVRRMLAEEAVGEVKLVKAYFGSPQLHIPRSVEKELGGGALLDIGVYCLQFVLMVFNGERPESIQATGVLLDTGVDESVVVVMKFSKNRMAFCTFSIAVRLPNDAVIAGTKGSIKVLGPMHCPTTLVVNDKETEYPLPEPGLPLNFDNSTGLCFEAEEVRQCLLKGLKESPLMPLADSVLLTEIMDEIRKQVGVVFSQDSQ from the exons ATGGCGACCCGATGGGGGCTCTGTGGTGCGGGGAAGATCAGCCATGACTTCAGCGTGGCCATGAAGACTCTGCCACCTGGAGATCACCAG GCCATCTGGTCCCGCTGTTTCCCCGCGCATGCTGAGGTTCGCAGGATGCTGGCGGAGGAGGCGGTAGGGGAGGTGAAGCTGGTGAAGGCCTACTTCGGCTCCCCACAGCTCCACATCCCCCGCTCGGTGGAGAAGGAGCTGGGAGGTGGTGCACTGCTGGACATTGGAGTGTACTGCCTGCAGTTTGTGCTGATGGTGTTCAACGGAGAGAGGCCAGAGTCCATCCAGGCCACAGGGGTGCTGCTTGATACAG GAGTGGATGAGTCAGTGGTTGTTGTGATGAAGTTTTCCAAGAACAGGATGGCCTTCTGCACATTTTCAATTGCGGTTCGGCTTCCGAACGATGCTGTCATCGCCGGCACTAAGGGCTCCATTAAA gtTCTTGGCCCCATGCACTGCCCTACCACACTCGTAGTGAACGACAAAGAGACGGAGTACCCTCTGCCTGAACCCGGCCTGCCTCTGAATTTCGACAACAGCACCGGGCTTTGCTTTGAGGCAGAGGAAGTGAGGCAATGCCTGCTTAAAG GACTTAAGGAGAGCCCACTGATGCCTCTGGCAGACTCGGTCTTACTGACAGAGATCATGGATGAAATCAGAAAGCAGGTGGGAGTTGTCTTCAGTCAGGACAGCCAGTAA